In the Populus trichocarpa isolate Nisqually-1 chromosome 1, P.trichocarpa_v4.1, whole genome shotgun sequence genome, one interval contains:
- the LOC18094445 gene encoding probable WRKY transcription factor 29: MSSESVCMEESWDLQAVVRSGCSTNYQEFSNIMNNPPSLFAPLSFDQHELLNSQETYETPTDFDELDGLYRPFYPVLHQTLNSSQNNILGTCTNTTSMSVRKEVKERQKVQKKKPLSEPATCPNSSNIDATSATKSKRRENQHKRVVQHVKEDGLSSDMWAWRKYGQKPIKGSPYPRSYYRCSSLKGCLARKQVERSSTDPSIFIITYTAEHSHAHPTRRSSLAGSTRIKRDAIKGTTPNIEPNMPTIKDQRSPNFDGLISPTTPSMTSTEDELVQNLSIKNEELLDQGQILEGNESKEISLPDLVFSDDLFPTLEDLEGFLLDH; this comes from the exons ATGTCGAGTGAATCTGTTTGCATGGAGGAAAGCTGGGATCTGCAAGCTGTGGTAAGGTCAGGATGCAGTACTAATTATCAAGAGTTTTCCAACATCATGAACAACCCACCTTCGTTATTTGCTCCTCTGAGTTTTGATCAACACGAGCTTTTAAATTCCCAAGAAACTTATGAAACCCCAACTGATTTTGATGAACTAGATGGCCTTTACAGGCCCTTCTACCCTGTGTTGCACCAAACCCTTAATTCCTCACAAAACAATATCCTTGGTACCTGTACCAACACCACATCCATGTCTGTTCGCAAAGAAGTAAAGGAGCGACAAAAGGTGCAGAAAAAGAAACCTCTTTCTGAACCTGCTACCTGTCCAAATAGTAGTAATATTGATGCCACTAGTGCAACCAAATCAAAAAGGAG GGAGAATCAGCACAAAAGAGTGGTTCAACATGTGAAAGAAGATGGCCTCTCTTCTGACATGTGGGCGTGGCGCAAGTATGGGCAGAAACCCATCAAGGGATCCCCATATCCAAG GAGTTACTATAGATGTAGCAGTCTAAAAGGATGTTTGGCAAGAAAACAAGTGGAAAGAAGCAGTACAGATCCATCAATATTTATCATAACCTACACAGCTGAGCACAGCCATGCCCATCCTACTCGAAGAAGCTCACTCGCTGGTAGCACCCGAATTAAGCGTGATGCTATTAAAGGAACCACTCCCAACATTGAGCCCAACATGCCAACAATCAAAGACCAACGTTCGCCGAATTTCGATGGGCTTATCTCTCCAACAACCCCTTCAATGACTTCCACTGAAGATGAATTAGTGCAAAACCTGAGTATTAAGAATGAGGAATTATTAGATCAAGGGCAGATTTTGGAAGGAAATGAAAGCAAAGAAATTTCCTTGCCAGATTTAGTATTCAGCGATGATTTATTTCCAACTTTAGAGGATTTGGAAGGGTTTCTTTTGGATCACTAA
- the LOC18094444 gene encoding meiotic recombination protein SPO11-2 isoform X2 — translation MRFFADREICYADILPPSEVRARIEVAVLNFLKILTCTDPAISDLLLINRKSSNRRVSQGLLTDDDTWIFLSRSFCKRTLMRANAAKAFIRVWKVMEMCFKILSQEKRVTQRELFYKLLCVSPDCFSSQLQVNRTIQGLLRCSRYSLGIMASSRGIVAGRLLLQEPDKEVVDCSECGSSGYAISGDLDLLDRLVMKTDARYIIIVEKHAIFQRLAEDRLFNHIPSILITAKGYPDIATRFLLHRMSRTFPELPIMALVDWNPAGLAILCTFKFGSIGMGLEAYRYACNVKWLGLRGDDLQLLPEESLVSLKPRDLQIAKSLMSSETLQEKHREELALMVQSGKRAEIEALYFHGYDYLGKYIAKKIVQANYI, via the exons ATGAGATTCTTCGCCGATCGAGAAATATGTTACGCCGATATCCTCCCTCCTTCAGAG GTTCGAGCGAGAATCGAAGTAGCGGTGCTCAATTTTCTCAAGATATTGACTTGTACTGATCCGGCAATATCAGACCTCCTTCTg ATAAATAGAAAATCGAGTAATAGGCGAGTAAGTCAAGGACTATTGACGGATGATGATACGTGGATTTTCCTCTCCCGTTCATTTTGTAAAAGGACTTTAATGAGAGCAAACGCGGCTAAAGCATTTATTAGAG TGTGGAAGGTGATGGAGATGTGCTTTAAGATTTTGTCACAAGAAAAGCGGGTAACGCAGCGTGAGCTGTTTTATAAGCTGCTTTGTGTTTCGCCCGATTGTTTCTCGTCTCAATTGCAGGTTAATCGGACAATCCaag GTTTGCTTCGGTGCAGTCGTTATAGTCTTGGAATCATGGCATCCAGTAGAGGAATTGTTGCTGGCCGTTTGTTGTTGCAG GAGCCAGACAAAGAGGTAGTGGACTGTTCTGAATGTGGATCTTCTGGGTATGCAATTTCTGGAGACTTGGATTTATTGGACAGATTGGTTATGAAGACAGATGCCCGGTACATTATTATTGTGGAGAag CATGCAATATTCCAGCGATTGGCTGAGGATCGCTTATTCAATCACATTCCAAGCATTCTCATTACAGCCAAAGGATACCCAGATATAGCCACAAG GTTTCTTCTTCACCGAATGAGCCGGACTTTTCCTGAGTTGCCAATTATGGCACTGGTTGACTG GAATCCAGCTGGATTAGCTATACTATGCACCTTCAAGTTCGGAAGCATAGGAATGGGTCTCGAGGCTTACAGATATG CATGCAATGTGAAGTGGCTGGGACTGCGAGGGGACGATCTTCAGCTACTACCTGAAGAATCTTTAGTCTCATTGAAGCCAAGAGATTTGCAGATTGCTAAAAGTTTGATGTCCTCAGAAACTTTGCAG GAGAAACATAGAGAAGAATTGGCATTGATGGTTCAGAGTGGCAAAAGAGCAGAAATCGAAGCTTTATACTTCCATGGATACGATTATCTGGGGAAGTACATAGCTAAGAAAATCGTGCAAGCAAACTACATTTAA
- the LOC18094444 gene encoding meiotic recombination protein SPO11-2 isoform X1 → MRFFADREICYADILPPSEVRARIEVAVLNFLKILTCTDPAISDLLLINRKSSNRRVSQGLLTDDDTWIFLSRSFCKRTLMRANAAKAFIRVWKVMEMCFKILSQEKRVTQRELFYKLLCVSPDCFSSQLQVNRTIQDVVGLLRCSRYSLGIMASSRGIVAGRLLLQEPDKEVVDCSECGSSGYAISGDLDLLDRLVMKTDARYIIIVEKHAIFQRLAEDRLFNHIPSILITAKGYPDIATRFLLHRMSRTFPELPIMALVDWNPAGLAILCTFKFGSIGMGLEAYRYACNVKWLGLRGDDLQLLPEESLVSLKPRDLQIAKSLMSSETLQEKHREELALMVQSGKRAEIEALYFHGYDYLGKYIAKKIVQANYI, encoded by the exons ATGAGATTCTTCGCCGATCGAGAAATATGTTACGCCGATATCCTCCCTCCTTCAGAG GTTCGAGCGAGAATCGAAGTAGCGGTGCTCAATTTTCTCAAGATATTGACTTGTACTGATCCGGCAATATCAGACCTCCTTCTg ATAAATAGAAAATCGAGTAATAGGCGAGTAAGTCAAGGACTATTGACGGATGATGATACGTGGATTTTCCTCTCCCGTTCATTTTGTAAAAGGACTTTAATGAGAGCAAACGCGGCTAAAGCATTTATTAGAG TGTGGAAGGTGATGGAGATGTGCTTTAAGATTTTGTCACAAGAAAAGCGGGTAACGCAGCGTGAGCTGTTTTATAAGCTGCTTTGTGTTTCGCCCGATTGTTTCTCGTCTCAATTGCAGGTTAATCGGACAATCCaag ATGTTGTAGGTTTGCTTCGGTGCAGTCGTTATAGTCTTGGAATCATGGCATCCAGTAGAGGAATTGTTGCTGGCCGTTTGTTGTTGCAG GAGCCAGACAAAGAGGTAGTGGACTGTTCTGAATGTGGATCTTCTGGGTATGCAATTTCTGGAGACTTGGATTTATTGGACAGATTGGTTATGAAGACAGATGCCCGGTACATTATTATTGTGGAGAag CATGCAATATTCCAGCGATTGGCTGAGGATCGCTTATTCAATCACATTCCAAGCATTCTCATTACAGCCAAAGGATACCCAGATATAGCCACAAG GTTTCTTCTTCACCGAATGAGCCGGACTTTTCCTGAGTTGCCAATTATGGCACTGGTTGACTG GAATCCAGCTGGATTAGCTATACTATGCACCTTCAAGTTCGGAAGCATAGGAATGGGTCTCGAGGCTTACAGATATG CATGCAATGTGAAGTGGCTGGGACTGCGAGGGGACGATCTTCAGCTACTACCTGAAGAATCTTTAGTCTCATTGAAGCCAAGAGATTTGCAGATTGCTAAAAGTTTGATGTCCTCAGAAACTTTGCAG GAGAAACATAGAGAAGAATTGGCATTGATGGTTCAGAGTGGCAAAAGAGCAGAAATCGAAGCTTTATACTTCCATGGATACGATTATCTGGGGAAGTACATAGCTAAGAAAATCGTGCAAGCAAACTACATTTAA
- the LOC18094444 gene encoding meiotic recombination protein SPO11-2 isoform X3: protein MGKINRKSSNRRVSQGLLTDDDTWIFLSRSFCKRTLMRANAAKAFIRVWKVMEMCFKILSQEKRVTQRELFYKLLCVSPDCFSSQLQVNRTIQDVVGLLRCSRYSLGIMASSRGIVAGRLLLQEPDKEVVDCSECGSSGYAISGDLDLLDRLVMKTDARYIIIVEKHAIFQRLAEDRLFNHIPSILITAKGYPDIATRFLLHRMSRTFPELPIMALVDWNPAGLAILCTFKFGSIGMGLEAYRYACNVKWLGLRGDDLQLLPEESLVSLKPRDLQIAKSLMSSETLQEKHREELALMVQSGKRAEIEALYFHGYDYLGKYIAKKIVQANYI from the exons ATGGGAAAGATAAATAGAAAATCGAGTAATAGGCGAGTAAGTCAAGGACTATTGACGGATGATGATACGTGGATTTTCCTCTCCCGTTCATTTTGTAAAAGGACTTTAATGAGAGCAAACGCGGCTAAAGCATTTATTAGAG TGTGGAAGGTGATGGAGATGTGCTTTAAGATTTTGTCACAAGAAAAGCGGGTAACGCAGCGTGAGCTGTTTTATAAGCTGCTTTGTGTTTCGCCCGATTGTTTCTCGTCTCAATTGCAGGTTAATCGGACAATCCaag ATGTTGTAGGTTTGCTTCGGTGCAGTCGTTATAGTCTTGGAATCATGGCATCCAGTAGAGGAATTGTTGCTGGCCGTTTGTTGTTGCAG GAGCCAGACAAAGAGGTAGTGGACTGTTCTGAATGTGGATCTTCTGGGTATGCAATTTCTGGAGACTTGGATTTATTGGACAGATTGGTTATGAAGACAGATGCCCGGTACATTATTATTGTGGAGAag CATGCAATATTCCAGCGATTGGCTGAGGATCGCTTATTCAATCACATTCCAAGCATTCTCATTACAGCCAAAGGATACCCAGATATAGCCACAAG GTTTCTTCTTCACCGAATGAGCCGGACTTTTCCTGAGTTGCCAATTATGGCACTGGTTGACTG GAATCCAGCTGGATTAGCTATACTATGCACCTTCAAGTTCGGAAGCATAGGAATGGGTCTCGAGGCTTACAGATATG CATGCAATGTGAAGTGGCTGGGACTGCGAGGGGACGATCTTCAGCTACTACCTGAAGAATCTTTAGTCTCATTGAAGCCAAGAGATTTGCAGATTGCTAAAAGTTTGATGTCCTCAGAAACTTTGCAG GAGAAACATAGAGAAGAATTGGCATTGATGGTTCAGAGTGGCAAAAGAGCAGAAATCGAAGCTTTATACTTCCATGGATACGATTATCTGGGGAAGTACATAGCTAAGAAAATCGTGCAAGCAAACTACATTTAA
- the LOC7472743 gene encoding DET1- and DDB1-associated protein 1: MGSLLGDWPSFDPHNFSQLRPSDPSNPSKMTPATYHPTHSRTLPPPDQVITTEAKNILLRNFYERAEEKLRQKRAASEHLMPEHGCKQARASTS; this comes from the exons ATGGGGTCTTTGCTTGGTGACTGGCCTTCATTTGACCCTCATAACTTTAGCCAACTTCGACCTTCTGATCCTTCTAATCCTTCT aaAATGACTCCTGCCACCTATCATCCTACTCATAGCCGGACTCTTCCCCCACCTGATCAAG TGATAACTACTGAAGCAAAAAATATTCTGCTGCGAAATTTCTATGAGCGAGCTGAAGAGAAG TTGAGACAAAAGAGAGCTGCCTCTGAACATCTAATGCCAGAGCATGGATGCAAGCAGGCTAGGGCTTCTACCTCATAA
- the LOC7472744 gene encoding 2-C-methyl-D-erythritol 2,4-cyclodiphosphate synthase, chloroplastic gives MAIATATNLYTSYSPITTKTRNNKSVSIPLQPGAYISRHVKFAVPIQKRTTLSISAASTTAIQVDGPTTSSKASKTLPFRVGHGFDLHRLEPGYPLIIGGIDVPHDRGCEAHSDGDVLLHCVVDAVLGALGLPDIGQIFPDSDPKWKGAPSSVFIKEAVRLMHEAGYEIGNLDATLILQRPKLSPHKEAIRANLSELLGADPSVVNLKAKTHEKVDSLGENRSIAAHTVVLLMKK, from the exons ATGGCCATTGCCACGGCCACAAACTTGTACACTTCATATTCTCCAATAACAACCAAAACCCGCAATAACAAAAGTGTCTCTATTCCATTACAACCTGGTGCTTACATCTCTAGGCATGTCAAGTTCGCTGTACCAATTCAGAAAAGAACCACACTTTCGATATCAGCTGCAAGTACCACTGCTATACAAGTAGATGGACCTACAACCTCTAGCAAAGCATCAAAGACTTTGCCTTTCAGAGTGGGTCATGGGTTTGATCTCCATAGGTTAGAACCTGGGTACCCTTTGATTATTGGTGGGATTGATGTGCCACATGATAGAGGATGTGAAGCTCACTCTGATG GGGACGTGTTACTTCATTGTGTTGTGGATGCAGTATTGGGTGCTCTGGGGCTCCCTGATATCGGGCAGATATTCCCTGATTCTGATCCCAAGTGGAAAGGAGCACCTTCATCTGTTTTTATCAAAGAAgct GTGAGACTAATGCACGAGGCAGGTTACGAGATTGGAAACTTGGATGCTACCTTGATCCTTCAAAGGCCAAAACTCAGCCCACACAAGGAGGCTATCAGGGCCAATTTGTCGGAACTGCTAGGAGCCGACCCCTCTGTTGTAAATCTGAAAGCGAAAACTCATGAAAAGGTCGATAGCCTTGGTGAAAATAGAAGCATCGCGGCGCACACAGTGGTTCTTCTCATGAAGAAATGA